A part of Paenibacillus sp. sptzw28 genomic DNA contains:
- the gap gene encoding type I glyceraldehyde-3-phosphate dehydrogenase yields the protein MRLGLGVGISGMGRIGRLVVRKICSEEGLPLQLKAINCVYPAETIAHLLKYDTVHGRWDADISVIDGKLVINGNAIELTFERDPANLAWKRLGVDLVVDATGKFNDREGAAKHIAAGASHVLITAPGKQMDLTVVMGVNDQLYDPAKHQLISAASCTTNCLSPVLYVLDQAFEVQAGWMTTVHSYTSDQNHLDNPHKDLRRARACTESIVPTTTGVGKALTDVLPHLASHIQGISLRVPTQDVSLVDLTVKVGRICTLEQVRSVLKTASEGSLSSYLGYTDEPLVSADYIGCSKSAVVDGPSIMVMNDQVKVLAWYDNEWAYASRVAELVQLMTERVDYVWKTPQLA from the coding sequence ATTCGTTTGGGACTTGGTGTAGGCATTAGCGGAATGGGAAGAATAGGCAGGCTGGTGGTCCGGAAAATATGCTCGGAAGAGGGGTTGCCGCTCCAGCTGAAGGCGATTAATTGCGTGTATCCGGCTGAGACAATTGCGCACCTCTTGAAGTACGACACCGTCCACGGGAGGTGGGACGCCGATATTTCCGTAATCGACGGCAAGCTTGTCATCAACGGCAATGCGATTGAGCTTACCTTTGAACGTGATCCTGCAAACCTCGCATGGAAGCGTCTTGGCGTAGATCTGGTGGTCGATGCGACAGGCAAGTTTAATGACAGAGAAGGCGCGGCGAAGCATATAGCGGCGGGTGCGTCTCATGTATTGATTACAGCTCCCGGGAAGCAGATGGATCTTACGGTGGTAATGGGGGTCAATGATCAACTGTATGATCCCGCCAAGCATCAGCTGATATCGGCAGCCTCCTGCACAACAAACTGTCTTTCTCCCGTGCTTTATGTTTTGGACCAGGCGTTCGAAGTGCAGGCGGGCTGGATGACCACCGTCCATTCATATACTTCCGATCAGAACCACCTGGACAATCCGCATAAGGATCTGCGCAGGGCGCGGGCATGCACCGAATCCATTGTTCCTACAACGACAGGTGTGGGTAAGGCGCTCACTGATGTGCTGCCCCATCTGGCCTCCCATATTCAGGGGATTTCCCTTCGAGTACCGACACAGGATGTCTCGCTGGTTGATTTGACAGTGAAGGTCGGCCGCATATGTACGCTGGAGCAAGTCAGATCGGTTCTGAAAACAGCGTCGGAAGGAAGCTTATCGTCTTACCTCGGATACACGGATGAGCCTCTGGTGTCAGCTGATTACATAGGCTGCTCCAAATCGGCGGTTGTCGATGGGCCTTCCATTATGGTTATGAACGATCAGGTCAAAGTGTTAGCCTGGTACGACAATGAATGGGCTTACGCCAGCAGGGTGGCCGAGCTGGTGCAGTTAATGACGGAAAGGGTGGATTATGTATGGAAAACACCACAGTTAGCCTAG
- the speD gene encoding adenosylmethionine decarboxylase — MKLTSEQRVTLHGFNNLTKTLSFNMYDICYTKTKEEREAYLEYIDEQYNSDRLKRILQAVTDIIGAHVLNIAQQDYVPQGASVTFLVSEGPIVEVPTESYDESPGPLPESVVMQLDKSHITVHTYPEYHPDEGISTFRADIDVSTCGEISPLKALNYLIHSFDTDIMTLDYRVRGFTRDINGHKLFIDHDITSIQNYIPDKVKEMYDMIDVNVYQENIFHTKCKLRQFDLNNYLFGYTKDKLGPGEEKKITERLTTEMDEIFYGKNTSRGSINTD, encoded by the coding sequence ATGAAATTAACATCGGAGCAGCGTGTCACACTGCATGGATTTAACAATCTGACGAAAACCTTAAGCTTCAATATGTACGACATCTGCTACACCAAGACCAAAGAAGAACGCGAAGCCTACCTCGAGTATATTGATGAGCAGTATAATTCCGACCGGTTAAAAAGAATTCTCCAGGCGGTAACCGATATTATCGGCGCGCATGTGCTTAATATTGCCCAGCAGGATTATGTCCCGCAGGGTGCAAGCGTAACCTTCCTGGTCTCCGAGGGTCCTATTGTCGAAGTCCCCACCGAATCTTACGATGAATCGCCGGGGCCGCTTCCGGAATCGGTTGTCATGCAGCTGGATAAAAGCCATATTACCGTTCATACCTATCCGGAGTATCATCCAGACGAAGGAATCAGCACATTCAGAGCGGATATCGACGTATCCACTTGCGGTGAAATCTCACCGCTCAAAGCGCTCAATTATCTGATTCATTCTTTCGATACGGACATCATGACGCTCGATTACCGGGTTCGCGGGTTCACAAGAGATATTAACGGACACAAGCTGTTTATCGATCACGACATCACCTCGATACAGAATTACATTCCGGACAAAGTGAAAGAGATGTATGACATGATCGACGTCAATGTGTACCAGGAAAATATTTTTCATACAAAATGCAAGCTCAGGCAGTTCGACTTAAACAATTATTTGTTCGGTTATACGAAGGATAAGCTGGGACCGGGGGAAGAGAAGAAAATCACGGAACGGCTCACAACCGAAATGGACGAGATTTTTTACGGGAAAAATACAAGCCGCGGATCCATAAACACGGATTGA
- a CDS encoding sensor histidine kinase codes for MQKKLIYHALQEGLTNGIKHGGCRHFEFALYLEEDYLKFILHNDRIPYAAVPSGFGLSAMRERINHLGGTLELSPSYDSRSGSVLKILLPLKGA; via the coding sequence ATGCAGAAGAAGCTGATTTACCATGCCCTGCAGGAGGGGCTGACTAACGGAATCAAGCATGGCGGGTGCAGACATTTCGAATTCGCCTTATACCTGGAAGAAGATTATCTTAAATTTATTCTGCATAACGACAGAATTCCATACGCTGCGGTCCCGAGTGGTTTCGGACTCTCAGCGATGCGGGAGAGGATCAACCATCTGGGTGGGACACTGGAATTATCTCCCTCATACGATTCGCGAAGCGGTTCCGTACTGAAAATTCTGCTGCCTCTTAAGGGGGCTTAA
- a CDS encoding bifunctional 2-methylcitrate dehydratase/aconitate hydratase: MSTSMSNARPEPDQVLTGIADYAADYEIDSPEAYNTARLCLMDTLGCGLLALRYPECAKLLGPIVPGTVVPGGARVPGTQFQLDPVAAAFNIGCMIRWLDYNDTWLAAEWGHPSDNLGGILAAADYASRIRAAEGRQPFMMRDVLTAMIKAHEIQGILALENSFNRVGLDHVVLVKVASTAVVTRILGGTKNEIIDAVSNAWIDGHPLRTYRHSPNTGPRKSWAAGDATSRAVRLALMTLRGEMGYPSALTAAEWGFYDVLFKGKPFSLTRQYGTYVMENVLFKISFPAEFHAQTAVECAIRLHPTVKDRLDEIDKIAITTHESALRIIDKTGPLHNPADRDHCLQYMVAVALLFGTLTADHYEEAAAQDPRIDRLRQKMTASEDKRYSQDYLDADKRSIASAVQLFFADGTASEKVELEYPLGHRRRRAEAIPILERKFESNLASRLPGKQVNTIMKLCAEQEKLERTPVHEFVNLFVI, from the coding sequence ATGTCCACGAGTATGAGCAACGCTAGGCCGGAGCCGGATCAAGTGCTGACAGGCATCGCCGACTACGCAGCCGATTATGAGATCGACAGCCCGGAGGCTTATAATACGGCGCGGCTTTGCCTGATGGATACGCTTGGCTGCGGCCTGCTTGCGCTTCGGTATCCTGAATGTGCCAAGCTTCTCGGACCGATCGTTCCCGGCACCGTTGTACCCGGCGGCGCGCGCGTTCCCGGGACCCAGTTTCAGCTGGATCCGGTCGCCGCCGCCTTCAATATCGGCTGCATGATACGCTGGCTCGATTACAACGATACATGGCTTGCCGCCGAGTGGGGCCATCCCTCCGACAATTTGGGCGGCATTCTTGCCGCCGCCGATTATGCGAGCCGGATCAGGGCAGCCGAAGGGAGGCAGCCCTTCATGATGCGCGACGTGCTTACCGCGATGATCAAGGCCCATGAAATCCAGGGAATCCTCGCGCTTGAGAACAGCTTTAACCGGGTAGGGCTCGATCACGTCGTCCTCGTAAAAGTCGCTTCGACGGCTGTCGTTACCCGCATTCTGGGCGGTACGAAGAACGAAATCATCGATGCCGTTTCGAACGCCTGGATCGACGGCCATCCGCTTCGCACCTACCGGCATTCCCCCAACACGGGCCCGCGCAAATCATGGGCGGCAGGCGATGCGACGAGCCGGGCCGTGCGGCTGGCATTGATGACGCTTAGAGGGGAGATGGGATACCCTTCCGCACTGACTGCGGCGGAATGGGGCTTCTATGATGTGTTATTCAAAGGCAAACCCTTTAGCCTCACGCGCCAATACGGAACCTACGTCATGGAAAATGTACTGTTCAAAATCTCATTCCCGGCTGAATTTCATGCACAAACGGCGGTCGAATGCGCAATACGGCTTCACCCGACGGTCAAAGACCGGCTGGATGAGATCGACAAAATCGCGATCACGACCCATGAGTCGGCCCTGCGCATAATCGATAAGACAGGGCCGCTCCATAATCCGGCTGACCGCGATCACTGCCTGCAGTACATGGTGGCCGTTGCTCTGCTCTTCGGTACGCTTACCGCAGACCATTACGAAGAGGCCGCCGCGCAGGACCCTCGTATCGACCGGTTGAGACAGAAGATGACTGCTTCTGAGGACAAACGATATTCGCAGGATTACCTCGATGCTGACAAACGCTCGATCGCGAGCGCCGTCCAATTGTTTTTCGCGGACGGAACCGCGTCGGAGAAGGTTGAGCTCGAGTATCCGCTCGGGCATCGCCGCAGACGCGCCGAGGCGATTCCGATTCTGGAGCGGAAGTTCGAATCTAATCTGGCAAGCCGTCTTCCCGGCAAGCAGGTGAACACAATAATGAAACTGTGCGCCGAACAGGAGAAGCTGGAGCGGACGCCGGTGCATGAATTCGTAAACCTGTTTGTCATTTAA
- the prpC gene encoding 2-methylcitrate synthase gives MAVKRNGGLAEVIAGETEISTVGKEGKGLTYRGYSIHDLADHATFEETAYLLLRGELPNQTELAEYKRKLAGLRGLPAELRAILEKLPGSSTHPMDVLRTGCSALAAFEPEGAGRSLLDIADRLLACSASMLLYWHHYHTSGTVIETESGNESVAGHFLRLLHGRPSSGLHERAMDVSLILYAEHEFNASTFAARVTASTLSDFYSAVTTGIGTLRGHLHGGANEAAMELIEGFGNPDEAENGILQMLAQRRLIMGFGHRVYTVSDPRSDIIKRWSAALSDAAGDRKLFDISERIEQVMLREKKLFANLDFYSASAYRLMGIPTLLFTPVFVISRISGWSAHVIEQRASNRLIRPGADYTGPEPKQWLPVDKRT, from the coding sequence ATGGCGGTTAAAAGAAACGGCGGATTGGCCGAGGTCATTGCCGGAGAGACGGAGATCTCGACAGTAGGCAAGGAAGGGAAAGGCTTAACCTATCGCGGGTATTCCATTCACGATCTGGCCGATCATGCAACCTTCGAGGAAACCGCGTATTTGCTGCTTCGCGGTGAACTGCCGAATCAAACGGAGCTTGCGGAATATAAGCGGAAGCTTGCGGGGCTGAGGGGGCTGCCGGCTGAATTGCGCGCGATTCTGGAGAAGCTTCCAGGCAGCAGCACGCATCCGATGGACGTTCTTCGAACCGGGTGCTCCGCTCTTGCCGCCTTCGAACCGGAGGGAGCCGGGCGAAGCCTGCTCGACATCGCAGACAGGCTTCTTGCCTGCAGCGCATCGATGCTGCTGTATTGGCATCATTACCATACATCCGGAACAGTCATCGAAACCGAGTCGGGGAATGAAAGCGTGGCAGGGCATTTTCTCCGCCTGCTGCATGGAAGGCCTTCAAGCGGGCTTCATGAGAGGGCGATGGACGTCTCGCTGATTTTGTATGCGGAGCATGAGTTCAATGCATCAACCTTTGCGGCCCGGGTCACCGCTTCGACCTTGTCCGATTTCTATTCGGCGGTCACGACCGGGATCGGCACACTGCGCGGACATCTGCACGGCGGAGCGAATGAAGCGGCTATGGAGCTGATCGAAGGCTTCGGGAATCCGGATGAAGCGGAGAACGGGATTCTGCAAATGCTGGCGCAGCGAAGACTGATCATGGGCTTCGGCCACCGCGTATATACAGTGTCCGATCCCAGGTCCGACATTATTAAGAGATGGTCGGCGGCACTCTCCGATGCAGCAGGGGACCGCAAGCTGTTTGATATCTCGGAACGGATCGAACAGGTGATGCTGCGGGAGAAAAAGCTGTTTGCCAATCTGGACTTCTACAGCGCGTCGGCTTACCGGCTGATGGGGATTCCGACCTTGCTGTTTACGCCGGTGTTTGTAATATCCCGCATAAGCGGGTGGTCCGCCCATGTCATTGAGCAGCGAGCGAGCAACCGGTTAATCCGCCCGGGCGCCGATTATACCGGTCCCGAACCGAAGCAGTGGCTGCCGGTCGACAAACGTACCTGA
- the prpB gene encoding methylisocitrate lyase, producing the protein MGASPGARLRDALQLEKPLQVAGAINAYSAIMAEQVGFRALYLSGAGVANASFGLPDLGITTMNDVLEDVRRITSVTELPLLVDADTGFGGAFQIARCVREMSRARAAGVHIEDQAAAKRCGHRPNKAIVGSEEMVDRIKAAADARTDPGFVIMARTDALAAEGLDSAIERACAYVEAGADMIFPEAVAELEHYRRFAEAVKVPILANITEFGKTPLFTVEELANAGVALALYPLSAFRAMSAAALQVYRTLRCEGTQKNAVELMQTRSELYDFLHYHDYEKKLDQLFGEEDRARNGTETDTSKDSR; encoded by the coding sequence ATGGGAGCATCCCCGGGTGCGCGCCTGCGCGACGCGCTTCAACTTGAAAAGCCGCTGCAGGTGGCCGGCGCGATAAACGCCTATTCGGCCATTATGGCCGAGCAGGTCGGATTTCGCGCTTTATATCTATCCGGAGCAGGCGTAGCCAACGCTTCCTTCGGACTTCCCGATCTCGGGATAACGACTATGAACGATGTGCTCGAGGACGTCCGCCGGATTACAAGCGTGACGGAACTGCCGCTGCTTGTCGATGCCGATACCGGCTTCGGAGGCGCATTTCAAATCGCCCGCTGCGTCCGGGAGATGAGCCGGGCGAGGGCGGCCGGCGTCCATATAGAGGACCAGGCGGCGGCCAAGCGATGCGGACACAGACCGAACAAGGCGATCGTCGGCAGCGAAGAGATGGTAGACCGCATTAAGGCTGCTGCGGATGCGCGAACCGATCCGGGCTTTGTCATTATGGCTCGCACCGATGCGCTCGCTGCGGAGGGCTTGGACTCGGCTATTGAAAGGGCTTGCGCCTACGTCGAGGCGGGCGCCGATATGATATTCCCGGAAGCGGTGGCGGAGCTCGAACATTACAGGAGGTTTGCCGAAGCGGTGAAGGTGCCGATTCTCGCGAATATAACGGAATTCGGAAAGACGCCGCTGTTCACGGTGGAGGAGCTGGCGAATGCGGGCGTCGCCCTCGCGCTGTATCCGTTATCGGCGTTCCGCGCCATGTCCGCGGCCGCCCTGCAGGTTTACCGGACGCTTCGCTGCGAAGGAACGCAGAAAAACGCCGTCGAGCTGATGCAGACCCGCTCGGAGCTGTATGATTTTCTGCATTATCACGACTATGAGAAGAAGCTGGATCAGCTGTTCGGCGAGGAAGACAGGGCTCGGAACGGGACGGAAACGGACACGAGCAAGGATAGCCGTTAA
- a CDS encoding acyl-CoA dehydrogenase family protein: MELRFTKEQEELRQAVRYFAETEVAPAATMMELTDEFPYELVNRMAQIRLMGIPVAKQWGGAGSDFISYIIAVNEISKISAAAGVILSVHTSVGTLPILHFGTEEQRMKYVPKLASGEWLGAFALTEPGAGSDAASIRTSAVPEGDHYVIDGTKVFITNAGAAHTYIAFAATDRGQGPRGITAFIIDRDTPGFRIGRKEKKMGLHGSSTCELIFDRMTVPIAQRLGEEGGGFAIAKASLDGGRIGIGAQALGIAEAALQLAKNAMKPLNGSARVEPEHARLADLAAQVEAARLLVYRAAYMRQEGMPCTVEASTAKMFASDTAVAAAGEAVRMLGAQGCTKELSAERLYRDAKVTQIYEGTNEIHRIVIGNRLLK, from the coding sequence GTGGAGCTGCGCTTTACGAAGGAACAGGAAGAGCTGCGGCAAGCGGTTCGCTATTTTGCGGAAACGGAGGTTGCGCCGGCTGCAACCATGATGGAACTGACCGATGAGTTTCCATATGAGCTGGTAAACAGAATGGCGCAGATCCGCTTGATGGGTATTCCTGTGGCGAAGCAGTGGGGCGGGGCCGGCTCGGACTTTATCTCTTATATTATTGCCGTAAACGAAATCTCCAAAATAAGCGCTGCAGCCGGAGTTATTCTGTCCGTCCATACCTCCGTCGGAACGCTTCCGATTCTCCACTTCGGCACCGAAGAGCAGAGAATGAAATATGTACCGAAGCTAGCCTCCGGGGAGTGGCTCGGCGCGTTTGCGTTAACGGAACCGGGCGCAGGATCGGATGCCGCTTCGATACGAACTTCTGCCGTGCCGGAGGGAGATCATTATGTGATTGACGGGACGAAGGTGTTCATTACCAATGCAGGGGCGGCGCATACCTACATCGCATTTGCCGCCACGGACCGGGGTCAGGGGCCGCGCGGCATTACCGCCTTTATTATTGACCGCGATACGCCCGGTTTTCGGATTGGAAGAAAGGAAAAGAAGATGGGCCTTCACGGCTCCAGCACATGCGAATTGATATTTGACCGGATGACTGTCCCCATAGCTCAGAGGCTTGGCGAAGAAGGGGGCGGATTCGCCATTGCCAAAGCTTCACTTGACGGCGGCAGGATCGGCATCGGGGCTCAGGCACTCGGGATCGCCGAAGCTGCGCTGCAGCTTGCGAAGAATGCCATGAAGCCGCTGAACGGATCGGCCCGGGTGGAGCCGGAGCATGCCAGGCTTGCCGATTTGGCCGCTCAGGTGGAAGCGGCGCGCCTGCTTGTTTACCGGGCCGCCTATATGCGTCAGGAAGGTATGCCCTGCACGGTGGAGGCTTCCACGGCAAAAATGTTCGCTTCCGATACGGCGGTTGCGGCAGCCGGCGAGGCGGTGCGTATGCTCGGAGCGCAAGGATGCACCAAAGAGCTCTCGGCAGAACGGTTATATCGCGATGCGAAGGTGACGCAAATTTATGAAGGCACGAACGAAATTCACCGGATTGTGATAGGGAACCGGCTGCTCAAATAA
- a CDS encoding 3-hydroxybutyryl-CoA dehydrogenase, with product MDIRTITVAGAGQMGSGIAQTAAESGFDVMLYDLDRQAAGRGIARIGKAISRSVDKGRLTEERKADILNKITLSSDLEDARGADLVIEAAPERMDIKKSLFRALDGICRQDAILATNTSSLSITEIASVTGRPERVIGMHFMNPVPVMPLVEIIRGMATSDEVFGSIRSLAQTLGKTPVEVRDFPGFVSNRVLMPMINEAVFAVYEGVAAPEAVDQVMKLGMNHPMGPLELADFIGIDTCLAIMETLYEGFGDSKYRPCPLLRKYAAAGWLGRKSGRGFYIYE from the coding sequence ATGGATATCCGTACAATCACGGTGGCCGGCGCAGGACAGATGGGAAGCGGAATCGCTCAGACGGCTGCGGAAAGCGGCTTCGACGTCATGCTCTACGATCTTGACAGGCAGGCGGCCGGGCGCGGCATTGCGCGGATCGGCAAAGCGATCTCCCGGTCCGTGGACAAGGGACGTTTGACGGAAGAGAGGAAAGCGGACATTTTAAACAAAATCACCTTATCGTCCGACCTGGAGGATGCCCGCGGCGCGGATCTGGTTATTGAAGCGGCTCCTGAGAGAATGGACATCAAGAAATCGCTGTTCCGGGCATTGGACGGCATATGCAGACAGGATGCCATTCTCGCAACAAACACCTCTTCGCTGTCGATTACGGAAATCGCGTCAGTGACCGGGCGGCCGGAGCGGGTGATCGGGATGCACTTCATGAACCCGGTGCCGGTAATGCCGCTGGTCGAAATTATCCGGGGAATGGCTACCTCGGATGAGGTGTTCGGCAGCATTAGATCGCTTGCGCAAACACTCGGCAAAACACCGGTGGAAGTCCGTGATTTCCCTGGTTTCGTCTCCAACCGAGTTCTTATGCCGATGATTAATGAAGCGGTGTTCGCCGTTTATGAAGGCGTGGCTGCTCCTGAAGCGGTAGATCAAGTGATGAAGCTCGGCATGAATCATCCGATGGGGCCGCTCGAGCTGGCTGATTTCATCGGAATCGACACGTGTCTGGCGATTATGGAGACACTTTATGAAGGCTTCGGCGACTCCAAATACAGGCCTTGTCCGCTGCTGCGCAAATATGCCGCCGCAGGCTGGCTGGGCCGCAAGTCGGGACGCGGCTTCTACATTTACGAGTAA
- a CDS encoding acetyl-CoA C-acetyltransferase yields the protein MRETVIVGGARTAFGRFGGAFKNIKAVELGAAALKGAIRKAGVDPAAIGGFVMGMVLQAGAGQAPSRQAARLAGLDWSVPSETVNKVCASGLRAITLADQMIRCGDADIIAAGGMESMSNAPYAVPSARWGIRMGNSGLVDLMIHDGLQCAFADVHMAVHGSRVAAEYGIGRAEQDDWALRSHMRAVSAIRQGTFAEEIVPVSASAAVVVDTDEGPRADTDAGKLARLSPVFDKSGTITAGNAPTVNDGAAALVLMSKEQALRSGLKPLATIIGHAEVGAEAPYIAVTPALAIRKLLIKTGRPLKDIDLFEVNEAFAAVILTCGKMLGWDEEKVNVNGGAIALGHPIGASGARILLTLIGGLMRRGGGLGIAAICSGGAQGDAVMIRVDG from the coding sequence GTGCGTGAAACGGTCATCGTCGGCGGGGCCAGAACCGCGTTCGGCAGGTTCGGCGGTGCATTCAAGAATATTAAGGCTGTGGAGCTGGGGGCGGCCGCCCTTAAGGGAGCTATCCGCAAAGCCGGAGTGGATCCCGCTGCAATTGGCGGCTTCGTGATGGGCATGGTGCTCCAGGCGGGCGCCGGGCAGGCTCCGTCGCGGCAGGCGGCGAGGCTCGCCGGTCTGGATTGGAGCGTTCCGTCCGAGACGGTGAACAAGGTATGCGCTTCAGGGCTGCGCGCCATTACGCTGGCAGATCAAATGATCCGGTGCGGCGACGCGGATATCATTGCTGCGGGCGGAATGGAAAGCATGAGCAACGCGCCGTATGCCGTTCCGTCTGCCAGGTGGGGAATTCGAATGGGGAATTCCGGGCTTGTCGATCTGATGATTCATGACGGACTGCAGTGCGCATTCGCGGATGTTCATATGGCCGTTCACGGCAGCCGTGTCGCCGCCGAATATGGAATCGGCCGGGCTGAACAGGATGACTGGGCGCTTCGCAGCCATATGCGGGCGGTGTCCGCTATCCGGCAGGGGACATTCGCCGAAGAAATTGTACCCGTCTCGGCGAGCGCGGCTGTCGTTGTCGATACCGACGAAGGTCCCCGCGCCGATACGGACGCCGGGAAGCTTGCCCGGCTCAGCCCTGTCTTTGACAAGAGCGGGACCATCACCGCCGGCAACGCTCCGACAGTGAACGACGGAGCGGCGGCGTTAGTCTTGATGTCGAAGGAGCAAGCGCTCCGCAGCGGACTTAAACCGCTGGCAACGATTATCGGTCATGCGGAGGTCGGCGCGGAAGCGCCTTATATCGCGGTGACACCTGCACTTGCGATCCGCAAGCTTTTGATCAAGACCGGCCGCCCGCTTAAGGACATCGACTTGTTCGAGGTGAACGAGGCCTTCGCTGCGGTTATCCTGACATGCGGCAAAATGCTGGGATGGGATGAAGAGAAGGTGAACGTGAACGGCGGGGCGATTGCGCTCGGCCATCCGATCGGAGCAAGTGGAGCGAGGATCCTGCTGACTTTGATAGGCGGGCTGATGCGCCGGGGCGGCGGACTTGGCATAGCGGCGATCTGCAGCGGAGGCGCGCAGGGGGATGCCGTAATGATTCGGGTGGATGGATAA
- a CDS encoding acyl-CoA dehydrogenase family protein, whose translation MQFRFSEELEMTRALIRDFAAEEVAWEAGERDEEERFDRRLFDLMGDLGLTGIPWPERYGGSGSDCLTYAVVIEELSRVCASTGAVLAAHTALSSWPIYAFGSGEFKEKYLKGLANGTKLGASSLEPGITGYEDGDDCVLNGSNRYVANAGEADTYVVIARNAPEQGRRKRGYNAVIVEKGAPGFNVGVRARKLGLRSLAVSEITFENCRVPLDNRLGKAGQGQEIAGSVMELARISAAAQAVGIAQGALDAAAKYAGDRKQFGKPIGRQQGISFKLADMAARLEASRLLAYQAAWRHSAGLPCRKEAALAGKFAADTAVAVTIEAVQVFGGYGYMREYTVERYMRDAKCIEMGIGSGKLNKDSLIRSMIAD comes from the coding sequence ATGCAATTCCGTTTTTCCGAGGAGCTGGAGATGACTCGGGCGTTGATCCGGGATTTTGCGGCGGAAGAAGTCGCATGGGAGGCCGGGGAGCGCGATGAAGAGGAACGGTTTGACCGTAGGCTGTTCGATTTAATGGGAGACTTGGGCCTCACGGGTATACCCTGGCCTGAACGCTATGGCGGATCGGGAAGCGATTGTTTGACTTATGCGGTCGTGATCGAAGAGCTTTCCCGGGTATGCGCCTCGACGGGAGCCGTCTTGGCTGCGCATACCGCTCTCTCGTCATGGCCAATCTACGCATTCGGCAGCGGGGAATTTAAGGAGAAATATTTGAAGGGACTGGCGAATGGAACGAAGCTGGGAGCGTCTTCGCTTGAGCCGGGCATCACCGGTTATGAGGACGGAGACGATTGTGTCCTGAACGGCTCGAACCGCTATGTTGCGAACGCAGGGGAAGCGGACACCTATGTCGTTATCGCACGGAATGCACCCGAACAAGGGCGGAGGAAGCGCGGATACAACGCTGTTATTGTTGAAAAAGGGGCGCCTGGTTTCAATGTCGGCGTCAGAGCGCGGAAGCTCGGGCTACGCTCGCTTGCAGTGAGTGAGATCACGTTCGAAAACTGCAGGGTACCTCTGGATAACAGGCTCGGCAAAGCCGGACAGGGACAGGAGATCGCCGGCTCGGTTATGGAGCTCGCTCGCATCAGCGCCGCCGCGCAGGCTGTCGGAATTGCGCAGGGTGCGCTGGATGCTGCTGCTAAATATGCCGGAGACCGTAAGCAGTTCGGGAAACCGATCGGCCGGCAGCAGGGTATTTCTTTCAAGCTGGCCGACATGGCAGCAAGACTGGAGGCCTCTCGCCTTCTTGCTTATCAAGCGGCATGGCGTCATTCTGCAGGCCTTCCCTGCCGTAAGGAGGCCGCTTTAGCCGGCAAATTTGCCGCAGACACGGCCGTCGCCGTCACGATCGAGGCGGTCCAGGTGTTTGGCGGCTACGGGTATATGCGGGAATATACGGTGGAGCGTTATATGCGCGATGCCAAATGTATAGAAATGGGTATAGGCTCCGGTAAGTTGAATAAGGATTCGCTTATACGAAGCATGATAGCTGACTAG